From a region of the Aeoliella mucimassa genome:
- a CDS encoding AI-2E family transporter, with the protein MDIDPQLLRDSHIRTSALVVLTFIAMAAAMYFLRPVLMPFVLALFIASGLAPVLNGVQKLFGSTRPMTIFITALISITVTVALCVVIWVSVLGLIDQQGQYRAGFNEMLGHISDKIEEFYPAETSQSAPGTIPTTKPAPAETAAAEAAATPLVETEPEEPEVTEPTVTDPVETEDAEKEEPGAAKPSETEQEETEETPPPKQDKESPSEDLSEDDLEQIAKYSNKGRLAPLNTFIGNRIEVIVRLVANELIVVFSSGLLVMIFLFFLLLGGSNVTLPEENIWRDVDGHVRQYIVTKSLISLVTGAVFGLVLWLFGVPLAFVLGILAFLLNFIPNLGPIIASLLPLPLIWVVMESTWAYEAAVEAGQTPTGENPGMSMTKGIIALALVSIVQFTSGNVVEPKIMGDQFRLHPIAILLSLMFWYMIWGLVGAFLAVPITSALKIVFAELEGTRPVADLLEGNLSILAKRDTPQQA; encoded by the coding sequence ATGGACATCGATCCTCAACTGCTTCGCGATTCGCATATTCGTACCTCCGCGCTGGTGGTGCTCACGTTTATCGCCATGGCCGCGGCCATGTACTTTCTCCGCCCGGTGCTGATGCCATTTGTGCTCGCGCTGTTCATCGCCAGCGGGTTGGCTCCTGTGCTCAACGGGGTGCAGAAGCTGTTTGGGTCGACCCGCCCGATGACGATCTTCATTACCGCGCTGATTAGCATCACCGTAACCGTCGCCCTCTGCGTGGTGATCTGGGTCTCGGTGCTGGGACTGATCGACCAGCAAGGTCAGTACCGAGCCGGGTTCAACGAAATGCTCGGGCACATCAGCGACAAGATCGAGGAGTTCTACCCGGCCGAAACCTCGCAATCGGCCCCCGGTACGATACCAACAACAAAACCCGCGCCCGCCGAAACAGCAGCGGCCGAGGCAGCAGCGACTCCTCTCGTGGAAACCGAACCAGAGGAGCCAGAAGTTACGGAGCCAACCGTAACCGATCCGGTGGAAACAGAAGATGCCGAGAAGGAGGAACCGGGAGCAGCAAAACCATCCGAAACCGAACAGGAGGAGACCGAAGAGACTCCACCACCTAAGCAAGACAAAGAGTCGCCGAGCGAGGATCTCTCAGAAGACGACCTGGAACAAATTGCGAAGTATTCCAACAAGGGGCGACTGGCTCCATTGAATACGTTCATTGGCAATCGCATCGAGGTAATCGTTCGACTGGTCGCCAACGAACTGATCGTGGTGTTCTCCAGTGGTCTGCTGGTGATGATCTTCTTGTTCTTCCTGCTGCTGGGAGGAAGCAACGTAACGCTTCCTGAGGAGAACATCTGGCGCGACGTCGATGGTCATGTCCGGCAGTATATCGTTACCAAGTCGCTCATTTCGCTCGTCACCGGAGCAGTGTTTGGGTTGGTGCTCTGGCTGTTCGGCGTGCCGCTGGCGTTCGTGCTCGGCATCCTGGCATTCCTGCTTAACTTCATCCCTAACCTGGGACCGATCATCGCTTCGTTGTTGCCGCTGCCGCTGATTTGGGTGGTGATGGAAAGCACCTGGGCGTACGAGGCCGCGGTCGAAGCTGGGCAGACCCCCACCGGCGAGAACCCCGGCATGTCGATGACCAAAGGCATTATCGCCCTCGCTCTGGTGAGCATCGTGCAGTTCACCAGCGGCAACGTGGTGGAGCCTAAAATCATGGGCGATCAGTTCCGCCTGCACCCGATTGCGATCCTGCTGTCGCTGATGTTCTGGTACATGATCTGGGGCCTGGTCGGCGCGTTCCTCGCGGTACCGATTACCTCGGCTTTGAAGATTGTGTTCGCCGAACTCGAAGGAACCCGCCCGGTGGCCGACCTGCTGGAAGGCAACCTGTCGATCCTGGCAAAGCGCGACACGCCGCAGCAAGCGTAA
- a CDS encoding ROK family protein: MAEIETFLPLDQAKLPLFAGIDVGGTNIKIGIVDSTGERIAFTKIETRQEEGPQRAAERSAESLASLIDAVGGKPTDVVRAGLATPGPMDIPAGLLLQPGNLRAWHFSPVRDLFSQACGVPVTFANDANAASFGEFWTGAGAEVRNMVLFTLGTGVGGGIIVDGRLLVGSHGAGGEVGHIVIDCRDDAPNNTCNLRGTLEGYCGAYGVLARTRTAIAQSDGNTSLAKLEGDDLTPLAIAEAAEAGDELATSIIMETAKMLAIGMASVIHTVDPESVVIGGAMTFGGAGNALGERFLEEVRTQTRKRIFENLKDTIAIDFARLGGDAGYIGAAGLACDDYQTEQK; this comes from the coding sequence ATGGCTGAGATCGAAACCTTTCTTCCCCTCGACCAGGCAAAATTACCACTGTTCGCTGGCATCGATGTTGGTGGAACCAATATCAAGATCGGCATCGTCGACTCGACCGGCGAGCGCATCGCGTTCACCAAGATCGAGACCCGGCAGGAAGAAGGACCCCAGCGGGCCGCGGAGCGAAGCGCCGAGTCGCTCGCGTCGTTGATCGATGCCGTCGGAGGCAAGCCCACCGATGTGGTTCGCGCCGGACTGGCGACTCCCGGGCCGATGGACATCCCCGCAGGCTTGCTGCTGCAACCAGGCAACCTGAGGGCCTGGCACTTTTCGCCGGTTCGCGACTTGTTCAGCCAAGCGTGCGGGGTGCCGGTTACGTTTGCGAACGACGCCAACGCGGCTTCGTTTGGTGAGTTCTGGACCGGAGCCGGCGCGGAAGTTCGCAACATGGTGCTCTTCACGCTCGGCACCGGAGTCGGCGGCGGCATCATCGTCGACGGCCGACTGCTGGTCGGCTCGCACGGTGCCGGTGGCGAAGTCGGGCACATCGTGATCGACTGTCGCGACGACGCCCCGAACAACACATGCAACCTCCGCGGCACGCTCGAAGGCTACTGCGGTGCCTACGGAGTGCTCGCCCGCACGCGGACCGCCATCGCCCAATCGGACGGCAACACGTCGCTGGCGAAGCTCGAGGGGGACGATCTAACCCCGCTGGCCATCGCCGAAGCGGCCGAGGCGGGCGACGAGCTAGCCACGTCGATCATCATGGAAACCGCCAAGATGCTGGCCATCGGCATGGCGAGTGTCATCCACACGGTTGATCCCGAGAGTGTCGTGATCGGCGGGGCCATGACCTTCGGCGGCGCCGGCAACGCGCTCGGCGAGCGGTTCCTCGAAGAGGTTCGCACGCAGACTCGTAAGCGGATTTTCGAGAATCTCAAAGATACGATTGCCATCGACTTCGCCCGCTTAGGGGGCGATGCTGGTTACATCGGCGCTGCGGGACTCGCCTGCGACGACTACCAAACCGAGCAGAAGTAA
- a CDS encoding outer membrane protein assembly factor BamB family protein gives MPVRALLAITLVVCASNARAQWPQWRGPSANVVAPSGDYPVEFSPEKNCLWQVDLGGEGASTPILSDGNIYVTLDQEEHDVIASYDLQGTERWRVTLGEARGGKNRAATGSNSSPVTDGKLVVCYFKSGEVACLTTEGEKKWSLNLQDKYGADTLWWDLGTSPVLTSAGVCIAVMQEGDSYLVTLDLETGDEVWKVRRQYERPSESDQAYTTPTVLDVDGQETIVTFGADHLTGHSAETGKLLWQRDGFNPQDKGMWRVIASQTIADGVAIIPFGRAEYLACEPLGSEDSAGERRWLKKGIGTDVPSPVVHDGKVYVLEDGGQLTCLALATGDVLWEERLPRSRDKFYSSPLLAGGNLYCLRGDGTLFVVAADQYELLAENDLGDESVATPVPVDGKLLVRTRGKLFLFGE, from the coding sequence ATGCCAGTTCGAGCCTTGCTTGCCATTACGTTAGTTGTTTGTGCGTCTAACGCCCGGGCGCAGTGGCCGCAATGGCGAGGCCCGAGCGCCAACGTGGTGGCTCCCTCTGGCGATTACCCGGTAGAGTTCTCGCCCGAGAAGAACTGCCTGTGGCAAGTCGACCTCGGTGGCGAAGGAGCATCGACCCCGATCCTGTCCGATGGCAATATCTACGTCACGCTCGACCAAGAAGAGCACGATGTCATCGCGAGCTACGACCTGCAAGGCACCGAGCGTTGGCGCGTGACGCTCGGCGAAGCCCGCGGCGGCAAGAACCGCGCGGCGACTGGCAGCAACTCGTCGCCGGTGACCGATGGCAAGCTCGTGGTCTGCTACTTCAAGAGCGGCGAAGTCGCCTGCCTCACGACCGAGGGAGAAAAGAAGTGGTCGCTGAACTTGCAGGACAAATACGGGGCCGACACCTTATGGTGGGACCTTGGTACCTCGCCGGTGCTCACCTCGGCCGGCGTCTGCATCGCGGTGATGCAGGAGGGGGATAGCTACTTGGTGACCTTGGACCTCGAGACCGGCGACGAAGTCTGGAAGGTGCGCCGCCAGTACGAACGCCCGAGCGAATCGGATCAGGCCTACACCACGCCGACTGTGCTCGATGTTGATGGTCAGGAAACAATCGTCACCTTCGGTGCCGATCATCTGACCGGGCACAGCGCCGAGACGGGCAAGCTGCTCTGGCAGCGCGACGGGTTCAACCCGCAAGACAAAGGCATGTGGCGCGTCATCGCTTCGCAGACCATCGCCGATGGGGTGGCCATCATTCCGTTTGGTCGTGCGGAGTACCTGGCTTGCGAACCACTCGGCTCCGAAGACTCAGCCGGCGAGCGTCGCTGGCTCAAGAAGGGAATCGGAACCGATGTGCCTTCGCCGGTGGTGCACGATGGCAAAGTCTATGTGCTCGAAGATGGCGGTCAGCTCACCTGCCTGGCCCTCGCGACCGGCGACGTACTGTGGGAAGAGCGATTGCCGCGCAGCCGCGACAAGTTCTATAGCTCCCCACTGCTGGCCGGCGGCAATCTCTACTGCCTGCGTGGTGATGGTACCTTGTTCGTCGTCGCGGCCGACCAGTACGAGTTGCTGGCCGAGAACGACCTGGGCGACGAGTCGGTCGCAACGCCGGTGCCGGTGGATGGAAAGCTGCTGGTTCGCACCCGCGGCAAACTGTTCCTGTTTGGCGAATAA
- a CDS encoding response regulator → MSTRPSVPLLGALLKHRTDGRWAVPATPSGDIPLLYDMAMKQILDVGNCGPDHGALKRFFTKHFDCEVSQADRADDALAKLKQHPFDLVVVNRKLDIDYSDGIDVIKQIKSTPELGEIPVMLITNFPEHQQAAQAIGAIQGFGKLELDAADTVERVRAVLEP, encoded by the coding sequence ATGTCAACACGACCTAGTGTTCCGTTATTAGGTGCCTTACTGAAGCACCGCACCGATGGTCGATGGGCCGTGCCAGCCACCCCATCCGGCGACATTCCCCTACTCTACGATATGGCTATGAAACAGATTCTCGACGTTGGCAACTGCGGGCCCGACCACGGCGCCCTCAAGCGATTCTTCACCAAACACTTCGACTGCGAGGTCTCGCAAGCCGATCGGGCGGACGACGCCCTGGCGAAGCTCAAGCAGCACCCCTTCGATCTGGTGGTGGTGAATCGTAAGCTCGATATCGACTATTCCGATGGCATCGACGTGATCAAGCAAATCAAATCGACCCCTGAGTTGGGGGAGATTCCGGTGATGCTGATTACGAATTTTCCTGAACATCAGCAGGCGGCCCAGGCAATTGGTGCCATCCAGGGCTTCGGTAAGTTAGAATTGGACGCGGCCGATACGGTCGAGCGCGTTCGCGCGGTGCTAGAACCATAA